One window of Actinomycetota bacterium genomic DNA carries:
- a CDS encoding helix-turn-helix domain-containing protein gives MARRAPAIERCVAVLNHLAAAPDQPRTLSELARDLDLSKATAHSLLTTLTDAGYLTRDEERKTYGLGPALIAVGNAAAGAYPAARLARPAMDELSDEFDLEVIASAGIGDEIVILARAGTPRPLGINIAPGQRLPLVPPLGTVFVAWAGDDAIEAWLGRLGPSVSERERKLYRRALAAVRERGYSVALAGEGQQRLVEALTEAGHVGDGSEGADEYALLELAGDAAYRINHIGAPVFGPGGEVALGLFLIGFRGQIPAEDVPGYATTLVDAAEEVTAALAGQRPA, from the coding sequence GTGGCGAGGCGCGCCCCGGCCATCGAGCGCTGCGTCGCGGTGCTCAACCACCTCGCCGCGGCACCCGACCAGCCGCGGACGCTGTCCGAGCTGGCCCGCGACCTCGATCTCAGCAAGGCGACGGCGCACTCGCTGCTGACCACGCTCACCGACGCCGGCTACCTCACCCGCGACGAGGAGCGCAAGACCTACGGGCTGGGACCCGCCCTCATCGCGGTGGGCAACGCGGCCGCCGGGGCGTACCCCGCCGCACGGCTGGCCCGGCCCGCGATGGACGAGCTGTCCGACGAGTTCGACCTCGAGGTCATCGCGTCGGCCGGCATCGGCGACGAGATCGTCATCCTCGCCCGCGCGGGCACGCCCCGCCCGCTGGGCATCAACATCGCCCCGGGCCAGCGTCTGCCGTTGGTGCCGCCGCTCGGGACGGTGTTCGTGGCGTGGGCCGGCGACGACGCCATCGAGGCGTGGCTCGGACGGCTGGGACCGTCGGTGAGCGAGCGCGAGCGCAAGCTCTACCGACGCGCGCTGGCGGCCGTGCGCGAGCGCGGCTACTCGGTCGCGCTGGCGGGGGAGGGCCAGCAGCGCCTCGTCGAGGCGCTCACCGAGGCGGGTCACGTCGGTGACGGCTCCGAGGGCGCCGACGAGTACGCGCTCCTCGAGCTCGCGGGTGACGCCGCCTACCGCATCAACCACATCGGGGCGCCGGTGTTCGGTCCCGGGGGCGAGGTCGCGCTGGGTCTGTTCCTCATCGGCTTCCGCGGTCAGATCCCCGCCGAGGACGTCCCCGGGTACGCCACGACTTTGGTCGATGCCGCGGAGGAGGTCACCGCGGCCCTCGCCGGCCAACGTCCCGCGTAG